One window of the Saccopteryx leptura isolate mSacLep1 chromosome 9, mSacLep1_pri_phased_curated, whole genome shotgun sequence genome contains the following:
- the MLYCD gene encoding malonyl-CoA decarboxylase, mitochondrial: MRGLGPGLAARRFLPLRLPARPQRPPGPRLSSGPAAVGAQERAMDEFLRRAVPATPPYELREKTPASAEGQCADFVSFYGGLAEPAERAELLSRLAQSFGVDHGQVAEQSAGVLQQREQPREAAVLLQAEDRLRYALVPRYRGLFHHISKLDGGVRFLVQLRADLLEAQALKLVEGPHVREMNGVLKGMLTEWFSSGFLNLERVTWHSSCEVLQKVSESEAVHPVKNWMDMKRRVGPYRRCYFFSHSSTPGEPLVVLHVALTSDIPSNIQAIVKECPPSETEEKNRIGAAIFYSISLTQQGLQGVELGTFLIKRVVKELQKEFPHLGTFSSLSPIPGFTKWLLGLLNSQAKDHGRNELFTDSESKEISEITGGPINETLKGFLSSNEWVKSEKLVRALQAPLMRLCAWYLYGEKHRGYALNPVANFHLQNGAVLWRINWMADLSLKGVTGSCSLMVNYRYYLDETATNSVAYLGSKNIKASEQVLSLVAQFQKNSKL; this comes from the exons ATGCGAGGCCTTGGGCCAGGTCTGGCGGCGCGGCGATTCCTCCCGCTGCGGCTACCGGCGCGGCCGCAGCGGCCGCCCGGACCCCGGCTGTCGAGTGGGCCGGCGGCCGTGGGCGCCCAGGAGCGGGCCATGGACGAATTTTTGCGCCGCGCGGTGCCCGCGACGCCGCCTTACGAACTGCGCGAGAAGACGCCGGCGTCAGCTGAGGGCCAGTGCGCGGACTTCGTGAGCTTCTACGGCGGCCTGGCCGAGCCGGCCGAGCGCGCCGAGTTGCTGAGCCGCCTGGCGCAGAGCTTCGGCGTGGACCACGGCCAGGTGGCCGAGCAGAGCGCCGGCGTGCTCCAGCAGCGCGAGCAGCCGCGGGAGGCGGCCGTGCTGCTGCAGGCCGAGGACCGGCTGCGCTACGCCCTGGTGCCGCGCTACCGCGGCCTCTTCCACCACATCAGCAAGCTGGATGGCGGCGTGCGCTTCCTGGTGCAGCTGCGGGCCGACCTGCTCGAGGCGCAGGCCCTTAAGCTGGTGGAGGGGCCGCACGTCCGG gAAATGAATGGAGTGCTGAAAGGCATGCTCACAGAATGGTTTTCTTCAGGGTTCCTCAACCTAGAACGGGTGACCTGGCATTCGTCATGTGAAGTGCTTCAAAAAGTCAGTGA GTCTGAGGCTGTGCATCCTGTGAAAAACTGGATGGACATGAAACGCCGTGTCGGGCCGTATAGAAGATGTTActtcttctctcactcttcaACCCCTGGAGAGCCCCTGGTGGTTCTGCACGTGGCGCTGACCAGTGACATCCCCAGCAACATTCAG GCAATAGTGAAGGAGTGTCCTCCGTCGGAAACAGAGGAGAAGAACAGAATTGGCGCCGCCATATTTTATTCCATCAGTCTGACCCAACAAGGACTGCAGGGGGTGGAGCTGGGGACCTTCCTCATAAAGCGAGTGGTAAAGGAGCTGCAG AAAGAGTTTCCTCACCTTGGGACATTTTCAAGTTTGTCTCCTATACCTGGCTTCACCAAATGGCTCCTGGGGCTCCTGAACTCACAAGCAAAGGATCATGGGAGGAATGAATTATTTACAGATTCTGAGAGTAAAGAAATCTCTGAGATCACAGGTGGTCCCATTAATGAGACCCTCAAGGGCTTTCTCAGCAGCAATGAGTGGGTGAAGTCTGAAAAGCTGGTCAGGGCGCTGCAGGCCCCCTTGATGCGGCTCTGTGCCTGGTACCTGTATGGAGAGAAGCACCGGGGTTATGCCCTGAACCCCGTGGCCAACTTCCACCTGCAGAACGGCGCGGTGCTGTGGCGCATCAACTGGATGGCCGACCTCAGCCTCAAGGGCGTCACTGGCTCGTGTAGCCTGATGGTCAACTACCGCTACTACCTGGACGAGACGGCCACCAACAGTGTCGCCTACCTCGGCTCAAAGAACATCAAAGCTTCTGAGCAGGTCCTCAGCCTGGTGGCCCAGTTCCAAAAGAACAGCAAACTCTAA